CTATGAGGGAGGTCCTGCAAAAGGCCGGGAGGGTTGCCAGATCGGATGCCACGGTCCTGGTGCTCGGAGAAAGCGGTGTCGGCAAAGAACTCGTTTCCCGCTTTATCCACGAGAACAGTTCGCGGATCGACAAGCCCTTTGTGCCCGTCAACTGTGCTGCCTTACCGGAGAACCTTCTCGAAAGTGAGCTCTTCGGTTACGAAAAAGGCGCCTTCACAGGCGCATTGTCAAGAAAGCCGGGAAAATTTGAGATCGCGGACCGGGGAACGATCCTTCTGGATGAGGTCACTGAAATGGATTTCCGGCTTCAGGCAAAACTTTTGCGGGTTTTGCAGGAAAAGGAAGTGGAGACAGTGGGATCGCAATACCCGAAGAAGGTGGATGTCCGGGTGATCGCTACAACAAACAAAAATATAGAGACACTTGTCAGGGACGGTAAGTTCAGGGAGGACCTCTATTACAGGCTTAATGTATTCCCCATCCTGGTACCGCCGCTTCGGGACAGGAAAGAGGATATCCCGCCGCTGGCCGCCTATCTGCTGAAAAAACATTCTATGGGTATGGATATCGGTATCAATGAAGAGGCGATCGGATTTCTCATGGAGAAACAATGGAAAGGGAATGTAAGGGAACTGGAGAACACCATCGCAAGGGCATGCATATTATCCAATGGTTCTGTCATAAAACTGACCCATTTAAAAGACTTAGAGTGCTCGAAAGACGTGGCGCTGGGGTCTGTCAGGGAGATGGAGACAAAATTGATCCTTGACGCCCTGAAGTCAGTGGGAGGGAACAGGACCAGGGCGGCAACTATCCTCGGTATCACCGCGAGGACCCTGAGGAACAAGATTCATGAATACAGGACCATGGGATACGAAATTCCCGCGAGGGGGTACTGATGGCAGTAATGGATCTCATTGAAAAGGCCCTTAATATACGGGCTTTCTACCACAAGGTGATAGCCGGGAATCTGGCAAACGTGGATACTCCTAACTATAAAGAAAGGGATATTGATTTCAAGGCTGAACTTGAGAGAAAGATGAGCGGAGTTGATAACATCGAGGTCCGGGAAAAAACAGATTATGATGGCCTGGGCACAATCGACGGGAATACGGTGAATATAGAGAGTCAGATGATGAAACTGACCGAGAATCAGCTCATGTTTCATTCACTGATCCAGGTAGCAACAAAGAAAATTTCACTCATGAGATATCTCATCAGTGAAGGAAGGAGATAGTATGGGAATGCTTGATATCCTGAAGATCAGTGCTTCCGGTTTAAAGGCACAGCGAACAAGGATGGAGGTAATAGCCACGAACCTGTCGAACATACACAGTACGCGAACTGAGGATGGCGGCCCCTACAAGAAGAAAGAAGTGGTTTTTGGCACGACCGATGTGTCCGACGATAAGGAGTTCGGCACCTTGTTATCCGGGAGGATTGAAGGGGTCAAAGTGGAGGAGGTTGCTGAAAGCGGCAAATCCTTTGAAAGGGTCTTCAATCCCGGTCACCCTGATGCTGATAGTGAAGGGTATGTCACGTTTCCGAATGTGAATCTTATGGAAGAGATGACAGACATGGTTGCTGCCACAAGGGCTTATGAGGCTAATATCAACGTCATGAATACAACAAAAGCGATGTTTTTAAAGTCGCTTGAGCTTGGGAAATAGGAGGGCCGGTTATGAAGATAGACAGCATTATGCTGAACCGTTTTCCGGAGAGCATCAAGATCCAGAACAATGAACAGGGCAAGGTATCTTTCAGCGATGTTCTCAAGGAATCTATTCAAAAGGTCACAGAACTTGAAAAAGAAGCAGATAAGGAAGTAGAGAAACTGGCGAAAATGGAAAGCCAGGACATCCACAATACAATGATGGCAATTGAGAAAGCCGACCTTACCTTCCAGATGATGATGCAGATCAGGAACAAGATAATCACCGCCTATGAAGAAATTATGAGAATGCAGGTATAGCCATGGGATTTCTGGAAGGCTTTTTCAATGGTTTCAGAAACTATTTGAGGACCACCCCGAAGAACAAACTCTACATACACCTTTTTATACTCGTTACCATTATCGGCGGATCGATTATCGGTCTCTCCTTTATCCAGAAAGAGGGCTACAGCACACTCTTCTCGGGGCTTTCCACCGATGATGCGTCGATGATCGTCGCAAGGCTGAAAGAGTTGAAGGTTCCCTATAAACTGGGCGTGGGAGGTACGTCTGTTTATGTGCCGAAAGAAAAGGTATATGATGTGAGGCTTATGCTGGCGGGGCAGAATTCACTCCCCGGAAGCGGGGGTATGGGTTTCGAGCTTTTCGATAAAACGAATTACGGTATGACTGAATTCATGCAGAATATCAATTATAAAAGGGCAGTACAGGGTGAACTGTCGAGGACGATCAACCAGATGCCGGAAGTCAAGGCATCCCGCGTTCACATTGCCATACCCGAGAAAACACTTTTTACCGATCGTGAGAAGGAGGTTACCGCTTCTGTATTCTTAAAGTTGAAACAAGGGAGAAATCTCACAAAGGAACAGATCGCGGGAGTTGTGCATCTTGTCGCAGGCAGTATCGAAGGGTTAAAACCGGAGAATATCACGGTCATCGATTCCTCCGGCAGGATCCTCTACAAAAGCGGCAATGCCGGTTCGGCAATTGCCTTATCAGGACAACAGTTCGAGCTGCAAAAGAGCGTTGAGAGAACGATTGAAGAATCAGTGCAGTCCATGCTCGATAAATTCATACAATCCAGTAAATCAATAGTAAGGGCCAGCGTTGAGCTCAATCTGAGAAAAGTAGAAAAGGTTGAAGAGGAATACCAGCCGAACAAGACTGTCATGACAAGCGAACGAAAGAGCAAAGAGAAGACCGTAAACAGGAGCGGCGCAAGGATCAACGGAGGTGTGCCGGGAGTGGCGTCAAACGTTCCGAATATCGGAAAGAAAGGCAGTGTCAAACCGGATGACACGAACGGCCGTTCCAATGAATCAGAGAGGGAAGAAGCGCAGATGTCCTATGAAGTAAGCAAGACAGTCAGCAAGATCATTGAACCCTTCGGGGACATAAAGAAGATGTCGCTTGCAATCGTTGTTGACGGCAAATATGAGAAGGTGAAGGGACAAAAAGGGGAAGAATTAAAGTATGTCCCAAGGTCGCAGAAAGAAATAAATGATATCAAAAATGTTATTGCCCGGGCAGTAGGTTATAACGAAGAAAGGGGCGATAAGATCGAGATCCTGAATGTTCCTTTCGAGACTGAAAGTTTTGCAGATGAAAAGGTATTGATGGAAAAGGCCGAGAAGAAAGATCTCATAATGAGTGT
This genomic interval from Syntrophorhabdaceae bacterium contains the following:
- the fliE gene encoding flagellar hook-basal body complex protein FliE, with translation MKIDSIMLNRFPESIKIQNNEQGKVSFSDVLKESIQKVTELEKEADKEVEKLAKMESQDIHNTMMAIEKADLTFQMMMQIRNKIITAYEEIMRMQV
- the fliF gene encoding flagellar basal-body MS-ring/collar protein FliF; the encoded protein is MGFLEGFFNGFRNYLRTTPKNKLYIHLFILVTIIGGSIIGLSFIQKEGYSTLFSGLSTDDASMIVARLKELKVPYKLGVGGTSVYVPKEKVYDVRLMLAGQNSLPGSGGMGFELFDKTNYGMTEFMQNINYKRAVQGELSRTINQMPEVKASRVHIAIPEKTLFTDREKEVTASVFLKLKQGRNLTKEQIAGVVHLVAGSIEGLKPENITVIDSSGRILYKSGNAGSAIALSGQQFELQKSVERTIEESVQSMLDKFIQSSKSIVRASVELNLRKVEKVEEEYQPNKTVMTSERKSKEKTVNRSGARINGGVPGVASNVPNIGKKGSVKPDDTNGRSNESEREEAQMSYEVSKTVSKIIEPFGDIKKMSLAIVVDGKYEKVKGQKGEELKYVPRSQKEINDIKNVIARAVGYNEERGDKIEILNVPFETESFADEKVLMEKAEKKDLIMSVSKYVVYLIMLIVVFLFVIKPVLGILKRREETLPLQQIRDVYVKNNSAAPEAIEDKATAALANVMKDKALVGSIIREWVKEGT
- the flgC gene encoding flagellar basal body rod protein FlgC, whose amino-acid sequence is MGMLDILKISASGLKAQRTRMEVIATNLSNIHSTRTEDGGPYKKKEVVFGTTDVSDDKEFGTLLSGRIEGVKVEEVAESGKSFERVFNPGHPDADSEGYVTFPNVNLMEEMTDMVAATRAYEANINVMNTTKAMFLKSLELGK
- a CDS encoding sigma-54 dependent transcriptional regulator, which translates into the protein MKTNVLVVDDDDHMRIALKESLTKAGFTVSLVDDGVKAVSEINKQIYDLVITDVKMPRLSGIDLLKHIKEESPFLPVILITGYGTIQDAVTVMKEGAFDYIQKPFNTDTLYGVLKRALGVSNGKIIYSSRAMREVLQKAGRVARSDATVLVLGESGVGKELVSRFIHENSSRIDKPFVPVNCAALPENLLESELFGYEKGAFTGALSRKPGKFEIADRGTILLDEVTEMDFRLQAKLLRVLQEKEVETVGSQYPKKVDVRVIATTNKNIETLVRDGKFREDLYYRLNVFPILVPPLRDRKEDIPPLAAYLLKKHSMGMDIGINEEAIGFLMEKQWKGNVRELENTIARACILSNGSVIKLTHLKDLECSKDVALGSVREMETKLILDALKSVGGNRTRAATILGITARTLRNKIHEYRTMGYEIPARGY